The Verrucomicrobium spinosum DSM 4136 = JCM 18804 genome includes a region encoding these proteins:
- a CDS encoding exonuclease domain-containing protein: protein MPVEPRILVGDIETTGLDERRHSILKIGLTWMTGGVGQFSIQCRMWEGAEWDARAAEVHGISFKEANDPALPTEHDAVSNAFDWIGQEKFIFAGLNPHMDRRFLNYARIRPGFQRGVLPDIGHRMIDLHSLAVPFALASGAAVPPRGFNTDEIYSLLGMPPEPRPHDAITGALMEAEAFRILFGWPTLSEVQP, encoded by the coding sequence ATGCCCGTTGAACCGAGGATTCTGGTTGGTGACATTGAAACTACTGGCTTGGATGAGAGGCGGCATAGCATCCTAAAGATTGGCCTGACCTGGATGACTGGGGGAGTTGGGCAGTTCTCCATTCAATGCCGCATGTGGGAAGGTGCGGAATGGGATGCGCGGGCGGCGGAGGTGCACGGCATCAGTTTCAAGGAGGCTAATGATCCAGCGTTGCCGACTGAGCATGATGCAGTTTCGAACGCGTTCGATTGGATTGGGCAGGAAAAGTTCATCTTCGCGGGATTGAATCCCCATATGGATCGGCGCTTTCTGAATTATGCCCGTATCCGTCCTGGCTTTCAACGCGGGGTGCTTCCAGACATTGGCCATCGGATGATTGATCTGCATTCCTTGGCGGTGCCTTTCGCTTTGGCTTCGGGGGCTGCTGTGCCTCCCCGTGGTTTCAATACGGATGAGATTTACAGTCTTCTGGGGATGCCTCCAGAGCCTCGCCCTCATGACGCGATCACTGGGGCCTTGATGGAGGCTGAGGCGTTCCGAATCCTGTTCGGGTGGCCTACGCTCTCAGAGGTGCAACCATGA